The nucleotide sequence TGTATACAATGTACTCCTCAAACTGAATACATATTGTGCACTCCTAGCACACGCTACATTATGATCCTAATGAAGGGAGGAGCCAGGAGCCTCTTCTCTAGCAAACGTATTCCATGTAAAACACTTACAAAGGAATCACCCAAAGTTACACACTGTCACATTCATGTAGGTAAATCAGTCCTCAACCCTACACAAACATCACCCCTTTCATATTCATACTTATAAAGCATACTTCTACATCTTTTGCTTCAGGCTCTGCTTTACGACATAATTAAATTGACAACAGAGCAAGCAACTTGACAGACATATCAAAATAATACTCTTCTTCtctgaaaatatattaacagTTTTTGttccttgttttcctttttaaatataGCCATTGTCAGCagttaataataacatttcaaatatttagcTTTCAATAAAACAGTATAGCACAGGTGGGTTATCTTCTTCAACAATGTGAAAATGAAGGATTGTAATAGAAAACAAACTCTTAACGTCTAACATTAACATTGTTGagaataaaaataacaacattttgaaaggctCATTGCACTTCATATGACAAATATAACAGTAGCTGTAATATAACCCAGAAATAATCCTGTGAATGTTCAAGACTCTTTCTGCATAAAAAGGTTAAATTGTTCTTTAGTGGTCCCCAAATATCTTTTGTGATTAGGCCCAAATGGTCCTAACAAAGGAGGGCCTAGATACCGATTCCTTTCACAAGCGATGCTTCTAGGGTGATGTTGAACTCTTGTAAAGTCTGTAGCACTCGGATTAGAGAATTTACCAACGAGTGGTCCTTTATCAGTGCTATGTCCTCGTACATCTGCACAGTAATCGGACAGTCTGCAAGGAGAGCAATCCAATGATGTAACAAATGGTCCCTATGAAGagcaaagaaagagaagaggtaAACGCAACAGATTTGCACCAAGGAACTATTTAATGAATCACCATACTTGCTAAGGGACAGGACATGAAGGGAGTGGTTCATTGAGATAAATCTTTTTATCATGAGGGACCAACATCACTGTGGGGAGTGGGAAGAATGAGGGTGCATTTCAATACTTATATACTTATAGTCTGCACTCTATATCATCTATGTTGCATTTAGGCATGTCCTGTCTTGCTATGGGCCAACAAGATTTCTGATAAAAAGAAGGTATTTTATTGAAGTGGCAGGTGCATCTGAGCTACAAATCCCTGGTGTACCACAAAGGGTTTAGAGAGAAATCAAGACCCTGAGGTTTCATAAATAGTAAGTAATTTATGCTTTGGACAAGGCTATATAACCTCCATAaatacacaaatgtacatttaaaagttCCCATTGAGAGCAATTTAGGGTTAAAATAAATGCTAAAGGCCAGATAACAACAGATATTTCACCTATCTAGTTTTGGGATTTAATTTACCTAGGCTCTCTGTGGTCCAGAGTtattgttggactgtctctctaGGCACACAACTCTCTAACTCAGGAAAAGCAGGGTTGATCTAGCCCATGTGCAGCGTCAAAGGGCTACATTGCACTCCCCCACTAGTGATTTAATAGAACTTGGTGAAATAATAATTATCTATGTGAAAAACCAATGTTCCGTCACAGTGAATCAAAATTGGGAAACACCAATCAATTCTAACCCTTTTCTAATATTTCCTCCAAAGAAGGCTTATTAGCTTGTGCAGTAAGCCTACAAGCTGTCTATGGAAACATTAGAATGGTACTTTAAAGGCACTTAAAAAACTTTAAAACCTGCGACATCTATGCAACAACTATGCGTGCACTGAGAGACAGTCCAACCATTACTTAAAGTGATCTGTGAACATAGACCAATCTTAGATCATCTTCGGTTTACCCCTTTAAATATCAGATATCACATGAATGGCTTTAATAGTTATCCCAACACATGGTTAGTCATTATGGCTTTAATATCCCATAAGCGatctaatacattttgcatGGTGTAAATAGACCTCTTTCGGCTGAACTGAAAAGgccttgtaaaacaaaaaatattatatattatacagtacattccCTTAACATTTTTCCTCACAAAAGCTGTGGTTCTGTGAGTGTTTGTAAGGCTACAAAGGAGATCTTACCTGGCACCCAGACACACCAGCATCTGGAACTTTCCATCCTTGCCTATGTTCCTAGACGTGTTGTTGATGGCCCGCATGAAGCGGCAGAAATCTCGTACTCTTGTTTGCCAGTTCTCATCTGGAGTAACCTCCCTCTGCTCGGCACTCTCAAAGTACACTTGTGACTTTTCTATTGAATAAATCAAATGGAACATACATGAATAAAGAGAAAATTCATTCTTTAGCAAAAAAGCTTATTCAAAGTAAGGGAAAAAGGCTTGAAtcaagcaaaaacaaatatgccaAAGGGGTGAGAAATTGTTGCTTGTAACAAGACAGAAAATtctgaacaaaaacattcaggCACAGCTTGATTCTTAGAATGTTTCTAATTCAGGCACAATTTGATTCTTAGAATAGGACAACTGAATTTTTATCTGAAAACTAGAGTATCAGGCTTGTTCAGTTTTGTCTTTATGTCCAAATTAAATGAGCTTGCTGTCCGAACTTTCTGTATTATTACagaattttctttatttaataattattttaaaatgtttgtttatttaacgTATTCTTTAggaatccttttttttttttttggagtgaTGACAAAGTGTGACACTTAACAGTGTGTTTAGTGTAAATAATGGTTGTATATTCAAGGCTTTACCTAAGAAGTCCCAGATGAAAACATTCTTAAAGAGACGTGGGGACTTGAATCCATGCTGGAACACCTGCTCTAAAGCCCAGACAAGGCCATACTCCCCACACAGCAAAAGGGTCAGACTTCCCCTCTAtagaaaaaacagaatcaccGATGTTGTCTCCTTTCAAAGCACACTGGTCCATCACATCACTTGTGAATAATAAACCAACACAGAAGTAAGACTATGATTAATGTTGTCTGCAGGGTACAGACAGAgtacagacagaggagacacTGAATTATATAACATGTGATGGGAGCTCTGTCTCTGACCTCCTTCTCTGGTTTGTGGAAGTGCTTCACTATCCCATTGATGGCCTCTCCGACTCCCTCTTGAATCTGACCAGTGTTCAGCTCTGGATGATGGGAAAGAGTCCATCAAACAAAATCAGTCCGTACAAGCAAGAGACACAAGAACGTTAACAGTGCCTTAGGTGCTGTGGGCTGTTAACTGTGACTCACTTGGCTTGCTGTTTGGAGAGATGGTGACGAACCTCCTCATCATGCCAGGGGACTGCTGCATGGGAGGCGTTCGACACATCCTGTCCTCGTTTTCTGTACTGGGCGTCACCAGCTCTCCCACTAGGACCCTTTCCAGACTGCCATCATCCACCCCCTTCCCCAGCCACCGGCCACAGGGGAacctgcacgcacgcacacacacacacacacacacatacacacatacacacacacaaacatacacacatttgctACAGTTAGCCCAAACTTCCACATGGTCTTTTGTTATGCGTAGATCCCACTAAAATGTTGTGCCTTAAGGTAGCTGTTACCAAATCATGCCCTTACTTGTAAGCATGCCCTGTGATCTCATTCCGCACCATAATACACTCCACGAGCCATTTGGCGTAAAGCCCTGAATTATCATGGCCCATTTGTACGGTAGTTAGCTTGCCCAGATTTTGACACTGTGATtggggagaggaggaaaaaAAGGCTTAGGTTAAAGACTGTtctcaaataaatatttgttatcATTAATAAAGTATATTCAATAGTATACTTTATTAATAGTATAGTGTTTACTATTGAATAGAGTATATTCAATAGTAAACACTACAATAGTAAATAGTAAGCACCAACCTCAAAGGTGATCTCCTGAGTGTGCTTGGGGACCTGGAGAACCCCAGTTTCTGCCAACTccccagagacacacacccaggGATTGGCTGTGAACATTGAGCCTCCCAACTTCTTACTGGGAATCACCAGCAAATGATATGGAATCACTGTGGGACAGAGAAGAGAAGGATATCTGAAATGACTCTCAAGAATGTTCATAACAAAAGCAACTCTGTCTTAAGGATTTCTGCAAGAAATTCCGGAAAAACAGAGAGTGGTTTAGCCAGGAGTCACAGTTTAATCTGAATAAAGATACTGTTGACACTGTGTTCAGGGCTATACGCTATGAAGTAGCACTCACTGATAGTGGTAAAGACATTGGTGAAGCAGAAGTAGTCCACAGCGTTGAAGGACAGGAGGTGATACAGGAACTGCTCTTTCTCGTCATCACAGCGCAGAAAAGCATAACGCTTATATAGTTTCCTACAATATGAACAAAACagaatattaaaaaagaaactcCTAAAGTAATTTTAAGTGATATCATAATTATGATGTAATAGTCTATTATTATCGACTGAACACAAAAGTCTGGTGCCTAAAAGGCTGAATCAATAGCGGATTACTGTTTTTTCTGGGTTAACAACTAGAGAATGACAACATGGCTAAGGTATAGTCACAATGCAACACCTCCAAAATGAATCACCCTGAACGTGACCCACTTTGCCATCATCATCCATTATGAAAACCATAGTAAATGTTTAATAGATGAATGTACTATGGCATTTGGATGTCAAAACATCTCATGTATTATAAATGCAGTTTCCAGACATTATTTGTATGAGACTGAGTGGGACATTCCATTGAAAACTGTTAGGATTTTGAGGGACTGACCTAAAGTGAATGAGGTATTATCCCATTTACCCAAGAAGAGATGCCAATTAAAATATCCTACACATTTGGTGTTTTGGTTCATATGCTAATTCTATAATATGTACTTGTTGTTCTGCTCACTTTGTAAGTTCCTGGTCAGACAAAAGCTGTTTGAGGTGCCTGGACAGCAGCTTCTTTTCCATCGAGAGCCTAACCCAGGCCCTGGCCTTGCCCACATCTGTCTTGATCTCCCCAATGTTCTGGATGTGTCTATGGATGGGAAATACAACACACAGTGATTACTTAACACATCCTTTCAGTGATGGTCTACAATTGTCTACAACAGTTGGTATCCGTTGGCCAAGGGGACTTTAGGAAGCCCAAAACATGAGAGGATGGCACATATTAGAGAATGGTTAGAGCAGTGACAGTCCCTTGGAACTAGAGGACAGGCCTGTGTCTACATTGTGTTTTCACCACagccagagggagagacagcccAGGGAGGAAGAAGCCTTGGCCCAGGCTCCCTGTTGTTGAAGCCAGCCTCCTGTCATCGCTCCCAGGCATCACCATGCCCTCTGTGTCCAGACACATTACCTTCCACTGTCTACTCTCTAAGTGGTGCCCATgtccccctccttctccctcattcctcctcccccaccccctctcaACTCACTCTCAACAATTAACCCCATTTCCTCCACACCACTCTGTTCCCCGTGGCAACAGAGCAAAATATCAACATTCACTCAATTCAGTCAATGCCGACGGTGAAAAACAATTGTATCTGTGATCTGCAGACCCCACAAGCTACACAAAGCTACCTACTGTAGGATAAAAATAGAAATTAGTCAGAATACAAAGAGTACTGCAAGGCAAATATGGAATTGTTATAGAATGAAACCACTGGGTCAATCTTAATAGTCcatttacagtaaatgtgtCGATTAAAATGTGCTTGTATCAAACAGATGAAGATGTCACACGTGAGTGTTTGTGCAGACAAGTGCATGATCAGAGCAGAGTCTTTGACACGCCGCCTTGACATTGCCCTGAGTCAGACACCCCTCATCTGGGCCTGGGTTACAGGGGTTTGCAGGGGAATTAGGCTGGAAGTAACAGCATGTCACACAGCTCAGCTCTCCTTACTACCTCCTTCACATCACACAAGGAACGACCTCTCGCATGACCCAACACCATTGCTGTGGTGCATCGTAGACATGCCAATAGGTCCCTGGCTGCCTTTAAACTACAGACTTGGATTGGCATCACATCTTTGGATCATTACAGCATCTGTGAGACCATTGTCAGCACCATAGAAGCAATctccattttaatttcattagTGTAATTGATAGGTGGAGCCCTACTGATAACCCGACTAGATTAGGAAATCCTGATTATTTAAACCTAGATAatcccaaaaatatatttagaaaaagaGAACACACAATGCCCTTTTGGATACCGTAAAATGGAAGGCTAAACGTAAAGAGTGATATTTCTGAAATTAATCATAGCTGGTAATCAATTGATAAAAGTCTGCTCCAAAGCTTGAGATGTGAGGATGAGGTCAGTGTTTTTCCACAACATAGGGTTCTAAATCATTGATCATTCTAAAAGTATTTTCATCAGTTGGCCATAAGGTGGCAGTGAATACACTCGGAAATCATTGCAGAAAGCATGACAAAGGCCCGAAGCCTAAACTCTGCACCCCAGGCACTTGTGGAGATCCAAGAGGATTTCAGAAGTTATAGCAAACTGGCTATAGTGCCACCTTGCCATCGGATACGTTAGACCGGTAATAGGTCATCCAGAGTAGGCTCTCATCTCCACGCCCCGTTGAGGAGGAAAACAATCCTGCATCCCATGTAGACTACAACAGCGTAAACGAGACAAACCGGCCGGCTTAAATTTATAACGCTTGTTATACCGAAGAGTTGCGGTGTAGCTGGTTGGTTGTCCCTCTTGCCATTCCGTTTTGCACCTATTACTGGTGCTGTCATGCTCAATGTATGAGCTGCAGACTGACCGGTGTTAAACACTGGACTGGCaaacatagctagctagttgtcAAAGCACGTTGCTATTGCTAGCTTGCACACTATTTGTAGAGCAGAAATGAAAAGTAAACTATTTCACTGGTAGTTTGCTTATCTGGAGACTCAATAACGTAGGAACAGATGTCCGGGTAGGACACCTCTAgccatttcaaatgtaatgataTTTATTATCGGCAGTGAATATCGGCCATCGCCCCCCAGTCATCCACAGTCAGTATCGGCACCGGCGCAAAAAAATCCATATTGGTCGATCCCTAATTTGAACCCCTCCTGCCTTTGCAGAAGGCACAATCGACACAGGCCACTTTGTAATGCCCCCTTATAATCAGCCCTGATTTAAAGGCCATCCGATATGGTAGTTATCTGAAGAGATCACCAACATTGTGGAAGAACTGGTGAATGGATGGAGAATACCGACCTCATGTCCCTGATCAGGGACACCTTGAGAGGGGGCAAGGCCGCGCCAGCGTCAGATTTGCGTCTCTCTGTGTCATGGATGAGCCCTGACATGGAGAGAAGGGACAGTAATGATTATTGTGGCTATGGGATTACATCACCATCCAAGGCATTTCAGGATTTAATGACAGGAGTACCGGTGGGACCCAGACCAGCTGGTGTGGCTTCCTTCTTCTCTTTGCTCTCCTGATAGTGAAGCAGGTGGGACCACAAGGCAGATTTACCCTGCAAGGAGTGAATAGGAAGATGGATGTGAGGGAATGTGTAGATTAGCCTGAATAAGTATGTTTTTTACATATtagtttgtgttagtgtgtgtgtgtgagaactaACCTGTTTGACCTGCAACCCGTGGCTCCAGATTCGCTCCAGTAGGTCACAGAGCGAGGCGATGAGTGTGTTCTCCTCCACTCCTGTGATGCTGACCTCCCCATGACCTAGTTCCACCGCCTCCCTACCCATCTTCTCCACCAGCATACGCTTGGTCTGGAgggacacacacatccccatACAGGGAGGTTACATCTCTGGAGGCCAGAGGCTTGACACTAGAGGGGATGGATCTCCTCACATAAACACTTCTACAGTTCACTAAAGAATGCCACAGTATTTAATAAGGAATTCTATGTCTTTTTCCTCGAGTTACGGAAAACCAAACATCCATTTATTGAGCAAAAACCCACCATGGAACCACCAGTCTACTAAAGCCAGGAACATGAAATACACACCCACAGGGCTATGAATACAACCACAGGGTAACTAATCAAAAACCCAAACAGTAATCAACCCACCCCCCTCCCAGAATATTTCATGAAAAGATTTAAACTAACGTAGTCTCAGTAAAGGGGTTTGATTTCCACATCCAGTTTTGGTTTTATGACTGTTGCAGTCAGCCAGTCATACTGCATGTGTAGCTTGTGAAGGACATCCTTTATTCTACCTTATTCCTACACTCCTTCAGCAGCCCCTCCACAAACTTCCAGTTGGTCTGAGCGATGACCGAGGGGGAGAGGTTGGACAGCTTGGGCTGCCTGATGGTGGTGCCCAGGTTCCTGGCCTCCTGGATGTATTTCTGTAACGACACAGAGGACAGGCGTCAGGGAGAGTCGCACATTAAACCACCTGAAGGCTACACACCAAAGGAGACAGCAATCGGTCTATTTCCATGTTCgttattccacacacacacagaggtttaCACCAACCACAGGAATTCACAGAGGACAGGAATGCACTTCTACACGGAGGGACTGGCTAAGTGCCCAttccagggagagggaggatcTCAGGGTCAGTGATGTAATGAGATAAGCTGCACGTACGCGTGTTGCCTACGTGTCCAATACTGCGGACAACGAGTATGTGTTTCTGCCCTTTACCTACACAGCCTCAACATCAGTCATACAGTGTACGTGGAACAGGTTTCCAATCAGTCACGGAATTACATCTTAATCGTATCGTCAATATTTGTCCCCCCCGAATGGACGGTAAACCTGAGGAGAAACCCCACGAACTGGAGGATCAGGCAGAGCTGTGATACTGGGAGGAGGGTTGAATGCCACATGGTGGGAGGGGCCATGTGGACATGGTGTGAGGCTTGAGCCCCACCCACTGCCAACACATACCACATCCACAGTCACAGACTTCAGACAGGGCCTGAAGGACTGCAAGAGCCAGTAGTAGTCTAGAAACAGCAGGAGCTGCCGCTCCGGGAACAGACATTCCACATGCTGGGAGCATGTGTGTGAGacggaaagaaagaaagacacagagtgagaaagagaccCGAGTCTGCGTGAGAGACATTCTGAAAGTACACtctaaaaataaacagtttacAGAGTATTTTCATTGAAACTTTTGGAACTACTTAAAGTTCTTCAAAGTAACCCTTTAGGTTGAAATATTCCTTAAATATGTGTAGGCGTTCCAAAGGTTCCATTTTGAAGAGCCGCTAAAAGGAGCCTACAGAAACCTTTCCTTTTGACAGTGTTGATGTGAGGGAGACCGTGGGCGTCAGAGGGCTACAGATAGTCATAGAAAGGTTAAGCCAATAGAGAGTAGTTGTGAGGGGGTTGTtgggagggagttccagagaAAATAGACAAATAAGATCTTAATTCAATTTCTCCAGACTGaaatgagaaacaaaaacacaaagaaagagtGTTTTTCTAAAGCTGCTTGATgtcctctcacctctctctggTCATTGTCCAAGTAAAGGTGTTCAGCGTGCTGTTTCTGCCTGTCCTTCCTTCTCCACTGTGCCGGGGCGCTCCTCTTCGCCCATCTAACACCAAACATACAAAACGTCCCTCAGAACAACAGGAAAGACCAACACCAGAGACGGAGGCAACAGGAGCACGGTTTATCAGTATTATTCATTGTGGAGATGTGATCTTTACTTGTTGCTGACAGGTCCGGTGGACAACACATCCGACTGAAGACGGGGAAAGAAGCCCTGTTCGTAGCGGCCCTGGCCGATCTTCATATCCAGCAGGTGCGGGTGCAGGGCCGTGTGGTCGATCTTCACCACGCGCATCTCTATGGCCTTCTCTGGGGTGACACAAAGGCAGCAGGACAGTGAGCTGCTGTGGGACACCAGCATAAACGCCTGTGTCGTCAGTGTCCCGCTCTGATCCCAACATCCTCACCGTCACTCACAACCCCCACGCTGTGAATATTAATCAGGTGGCCTAAGGTGAAACCATATCAAAATGATCCGGAGTTCAAAGAATCCTGGTTGGAAGATTCATTCATGATTTCTAATTTATGACTTATTTTCTTCTGATTCTGGGAATCTTCCAATCTGGATTTCTGGAAAAACGAAATGTTTCTTTCCTAACCAAACCTGAACCAAACCTCAAAATCATTAGCACCACTGCCAGCCAGCCAAACGGTTCAATTGTGCAATTTATTAGGATAGTACATAGCTATCATGCATGCAAAGCATCATTTGATTACATAAAGGAATTTGGAATGAGaggagaaattcaacagctacATGTATTTGGGAATTAATCATTTCAGGTGCTGCTGTCGATATCCAAAGACAGACCTGAAAAAATACCAATGACCTCTAAACATAATCCATAGAAAGCCCAAACAATGACACTCCACCAAGCAAAAACCCTCCACCAAGGAAAATAAGGATAACTATGCTTTGCCTTGTAGGTCTCTAACCCAATGGAGAGAAGATCATGAAGACTACATCCTACACTGTAATGAGTGTGTCTGAAAACAAGAACAGTTAGTATGTTATAAAAGATagataaaatataaaatcagtGTAGAAGGACTTGAGATGCATGTCTTGAAAACAAACGTGTCTTTAGCACCACGGGACAAAAAGATGCATTTAGAATAAGGACAGGTTTCCTCATGTCTTACCCGCCTCATCGATGTTCGTGCACTTCTGGTACATTGATGTGCGCAGGGTGGGTGTACGAACGTTTAGCATCCGGATCTTGTCCACACGGGAGTCAAACACCCTCAAAGTGTGTTCCTTATCCTCATCGTCATGGCAAAGGATCTTACTGTCAATAAATGAAGCAAACATCTGGGTCTCCAAGAAACGAGAAAGGAAGGGCAGGTAGGGCTCGGGTTGGTCAGAGAGGAAGGACGCCTGGAGGAGACAGAAATCATTAGAAAAATAAGTCACCAGAGCATTGAGggcttccaatgaaatgtatgtttcgGAGTGTGGAGTTTAAATTCAGTCCATTCTCTAACCTTGTCAAAGTTCTGCATCTGATCCCTGTTGCTGAACCAAGACTCCTTGTCTTGGCTGGGCTGGATGACAAATACCTCGTAGTCGGCAAACATCTGAGTGAAGCGGTTGGCGAAGACCTCTCGCACCCGGATGTTGAGCTGGTGCATCTTCAGCTCCTCTGTGTCACACTGCACCTTCAGGTCTTTGTTGCTGCTGGCATCGTCACTCACATCCagctgaaacagacagagaaagaaaagcaaCATAGTACAGAAAGCCAGAGGTACCGTGCAGCTCAGCTAATAGTGTATGGGATTTGCTGCAGCAGGTTGGATTCCCATGGTGGGAAAATGTATGAACTCCCTGATCCAAGATGCTCTGGGTAAGAAAGTCTGctaaataacaaaattaaagAAATTAGGAATGTGGATTGAAGACAAAACTGAAGAGGTCCACAGGCTGGATATATGTACTGTAGGTCTGAAGAGATCCACAGGCTGGATATGTACACTGTAGGTCTGAAGAGATCCACAGGCTGGATATGTACACTGTAGGTCTGAAGAGATCCACAGGCTGGATATGTGTACTGTAGGTCTGAAATCCCGGCCCGGCCCCAACACGCTATGCCAGTGTCTCTAGCACCTTATC is from Esox lucius isolate fEsoLuc1 chromosome 2, fEsoLuc1.pri, whole genome shotgun sequence and encodes:
- the dennd5a gene encoding DENN domain-containing protein 5A isoform X1; protein product: MTTGFSSNSCRFADYFVICGLDTESGLEPDELSALCQYIEATKFRDGARGLASADEGENFEQSPLRRTFKSKVLAHYPENVEWSPFDQDAVGMLCMPKGLSFRTQADTREPQFHSFIITREDGSRTYGFALTFYEEVTSKQICSAMQTLYHMHNAEQYDILHTPTTPRCPEDQRHLHPHPLNPHPQHTLLPTPAISRLQRFNSYDISRDTLYVSKCICLITPMAFPQACRKVLQQLHQAVSSVHPPPLPLESYVYNVLYEVPLPPAGRSLKFSGVYGPVVCQRPSTAELPLFDFPVSQVFELLGVENVLQLFTCALLEIQILLYSQHYQRLMTVAESITALMFPFQWQHVYVPILPASLLHFLDAPVPYLMGLHANGEGDRTKLELPQEANLCFVDIDNHFIELPEDLPQFPNKLEFIQEISEVLMAFGVSPEGNMHQGQAKHRGFRTADMATDRRNGNLAGSPLNSYLLRENETIARLQALVKRTGVSLEKLDVSDDASSNKDLKVQCDTEELKMHQLNIRVREVFANRFTQMFADYEVFVIQPSQDKESWFSNRDQMQNFDKASFLSDQPEPYLPFLSRFLETQMFASFIDSKILCHDDEDKEHTLRVFDSRVDKIRMLNVRTPTLRTSMYQKCTNIDEAEKAIEMRVVKIDHTALHPHLLDMKIGQGRYEQGFFPRLQSDVLSTGPVSNKWAKRSAPAQWRRKDRQKQHAEHLYLDNDQREKYIQEARNLGTTIRQPKLSNLSPSVIAQTNWKFVEGLLKECRNKTKRMLVEKMGREAVELGHGEVSITGVEENTLIASLCDLLERIWSHGLQVKQGKSALWSHLLHYQESKEKKEATPAGLGPTGLIHDTERRKSDAGAALPPLKVSLIRDMRHIQNIGEIKTDVGKARAWVRLSMEKKLLSRHLKQLLSDQELTKKLYKRYAFLRCDDEKEQFLYHLLSFNAVDYFCFTNVFTTIMIPYHLLVIPSKKLGGSMFTANPWVCVSGELAETGVLQVPKHTQEITFECQNLGKLTTVQMGHDNSGLYAKWLVECIMVRNEITGHAYKFPCGRWLGKGVDDGSLERVLVGELVTPSTENEDRMCRTPPMQQSPGMMRRFVTISPNSKPKLNTGQIQEGVGEAINGIVKHFHKPEKERGSLTLLLCGEYGLVWALEQVFQHGFKSPRLFKNVFIWDFLEKSQVYFESAEQREVTPDENWQTRVRDFCRFMRAINNTSRNIGKDGKFQMLVCLGARDHLLHHWIALLADCPITVQMYEDIALIKDHSLVNSLIRVLQTLQEFNITLEASLVKGIGI
- the dennd5a gene encoding DENN domain-containing protein 5A isoform X2, which produces MTTGFSSNSCRFADYFVICGLDTESGLEPDELSGENFEQSPLRRTFKSKVLAHYPENVEWSPFDQDAVGMLCMPKGLSFRTQADTREPQFHSFIITREDGSRTYGFALTFYEEVTSKQICSAMQTLYHMHNAEQYDILHTPTTPRCPEDQRHLHPHPLNPHPQHTLLPTPAISRLQRFNSYDISRDTLYVSKCICLITPMAFPQACRKVLQQLHQAVSSVHPPPLPLESYVYNVLYEVPLPPAGRSLKFSGVYGPVVCQRPSTAELPLFDFPVSQVFELLGVENVLQLFTCALLEIQILLYSQHYQRLMTVAESITALMFPFQWQHVYVPILPASLLHFLDAPVPYLMGLHANGEGDRTKLELPQEANLCFVDIDNHFIELPEDLPQFPNKLEFIQEISEVLMAFGVSPEGNMHQGQAKHRGFRTADMATDRRNGNLAGSPLNSYLLRENETIARLQALVKRTGVSLEKLDVSDDASSNKDLKVQCDTEELKMHQLNIRVREVFANRFTQMFADYEVFVIQPSQDKESWFSNRDQMQNFDKASFLSDQPEPYLPFLSRFLETQMFASFIDSKILCHDDEDKEHTLRVFDSRVDKIRMLNVRTPTLRTSMYQKCTNIDEAEKAIEMRVVKIDHTALHPHLLDMKIGQGRYEQGFFPRLQSDVLSTGPVSNKWAKRSAPAQWRRKDRQKQHAEHLYLDNDQREKYIQEARNLGTTIRQPKLSNLSPSVIAQTNWKFVEGLLKECRNKTKRMLVEKMGREAVELGHGEVSITGVEENTLIASLCDLLERIWSHGLQVKQGKSALWSHLLHYQESKEKKEATPAGLGPTGLIHDTERRKSDAGAALPPLKVSLIRDMRHIQNIGEIKTDVGKARAWVRLSMEKKLLSRHLKQLLSDQELTKKLYKRYAFLRCDDEKEQFLYHLLSFNAVDYFCFTNVFTTIMIPYHLLVIPSKKLGGSMFTANPWVCVSGELAETGVLQVPKHTQEITFECQNLGKLTTVQMGHDNSGLYAKWLVECIMVRNEITGHAYKFPCGRWLGKGVDDGSLERVLVGELVTPSTENEDRMCRTPPMQQSPGMMRRFVTISPNSKPKLNTGQIQEGVGEAINGIVKHFHKPEKERGSLTLLLCGEYGLVWALEQVFQHGFKSPRLFKNVFIWDFLEKSQVYFESAEQREVTPDENWQTRVRDFCRFMRAINNTSRNIGKDGKFQMLVCLGARDHLLHHWIALLADCPITVQMYEDIALIKDHSLVNSLIRVLQTLQEFNITLEASLVKGIGI